The sequence below is a genomic window from Macaca fascicularis isolate 582-1 chromosome 3, T2T-MFA8v1.1.
CGGGCGCCCAGCCAGGAGCCAGCCGGTGGCCCACCAGCCAGCATGGGCCCTGGGCGCCGCTAGTTAAATCTTGAGCTCTGTTTGACCAAGCGGCCAAGGTAAAGATCCTGGAGGTGATGCCTGCggctttcctttcctcctccgcCCCACTCGTGGTTCTGTTCTGTCTTCGCTGTCCCCTCTCAAATTGCTCTGTGTCTTTGTCCTAATCTCTCACGCACTTTCATTCTTCTCTGTCCCTGTTCTTGCTCCCTGCCTAACACTGCCTTCCGCCCTGTTGGTtttttcagtttctctctctttagtttttccctttgttttggtTTCTGGGACTTTCTCACactttcccctttcctccctttccccttttcctcATACTcctcatttcttctgttttccccCTGAGGTcctatttgaaatgttttatttttcttttcctccctaaCCTTCCAGCCCTCTCCTGTCTCTCCCCTGTGGGCAGGACCTGAGGCTCTAAAGGGCACTCCAGTCTCTCCCTTCGGTCTTTCCTGTCCCTTCACCGTCTTGCTTATCTTCCCACGGGTGGAGAAAGGTGCCCTGCCTCTGGGCTTTTGCTATCTGGCCCCCTCTGTCTTCCACCTTGGGGTGGAGGGAGTTGGCGGGAGCAGTTTTTGAATGACTGCAGTTTGGGGTTGGTGAGGAGAGGGAGGTTCTTCAGGGCCTGCTATTTCCTGAGCCTTCCTCTCTGAAGCTTTGGGAAATGACACCTTTTGACTAGTTAGTGTTTCCCGGAGACTTAAAGTGGTAAATCTGCCTCTCCAACCCTGGCGTCCCCCTGTAGTCATTGGTCTTCCCAAATCCAGAGCTCTTAGTTCCTGGTTTTCCCCCAGATCTTCTCAGAGCACAACTTCTGGTTCCCTTTGGGGTGTTGGGTGGTTCTAGTGCAACCCTATCCCCTAATCTCTCTGTTTTGATGACCTTTTGTGGGTGTGAGAGGATGGGGGCTATGCCCTGTCTTTCCTGGGCCCCTTCCCACATCCTGGCTTTGGCTTCCAGTAATTGTTTTGTCTTTCCCTCCCCCGCTTCGTTCCCAGGTTTCGGTCTAAGTACCACCCAGATGAGGTGGGGAAGCGTCGGCAGGAGGCCCGGGGGGGCCTGCAAAACCGTCTGAGGGTCTTCCTGTCCCTCATGGAGACTGGCTGGTTTGATAATCTTCTCCTGGACATAGACAAAGCTGATGCCATCGTCAAGATGCTGGATGCAGGTGTGTGGATTTGGAGGGCTGGCAGGCATTTGGGGTGGGTGTATTTGGGGACCAGGCAGATACGGGTTGACAGGAGCCAGGGCCCTCGGGTTGTGAACTCTGTTCCCTTTGTTGGTAGCTGTGATTAAGATGGAAGGAGGCACAGAGAATGATCTCCGCatcctggagcaggaggaggaggaggaacaggcagGAAAGCCTGGGGAGCCTGGCAAGAAAGAGGAAGGACGGGCTGGAGCAGGCCTTGGGGACGGGGAGCGTAAAACAAACGACAAGGACGAGAAGAAGGAAGACGGCAAGCAGGTCCGAGCGCCGGGCCTCTAGTGCTGCCTCGGGATCCAAAGGAGCTACAAGTGCGGGGCTGTGTTCTGGGAGGGGTGGAGAAAATGAACCTGTGGCCTCAGCTGTCAGGGTGGTGGCCCTCTGATAAAGGTGGAAGGGGAGGTTTGACATCCCCAGTGGTTGTCTCTTCCCATAGTCCGAGAATGACAGTTCTAATGATGACAAAACGAAGAAGTCGGAGGGTGACGGGgacaaggaagagaagaaagaagactcTGAGAAAGAAGCCAAAAAGGTGAGGTGTCTATGACCTGGGGTCAGAGTGTCGTTGCTGGGGTCCTGGCACACTGACTTGTCCCTTCCGCTGTGGCTTGCCCAGAGTAGCAAGAAGCGGAACCGGAAGCACAGCGGGGATGACAGCTTTGATGAGGGCAGTGTGTCGGAGTCCGAGTCGGAGTCCGAGAGCggccaggctgaggaggagaaggaggaggccgGTAGGGTTTCTTTTGTGCTTCTAAAGTGCATTCTAATGCGGGTGGGGAGGTGAGCGGTTGGTGACATTGATGTGGGAGGGAGGGTGGCTTTTAGGGGAAAGCTTCTCTATCCTCCCCAtcaaaatcagtaataaaaatgcaCCAACTCCTTCCTACCCCTTCCTGCCCAGAAGAAGCGctcaaggagaaggagaagccCAAGGAAGAAGAATGGGAGAAGCCCAAGGATgccgccgggctggagtgcaagcCGCGGCCGCTGCATAAGACCTGCTCCCTCTTCATGCGCAACATTGCGCCCAACATCTCCCGGGCTGAGATCATCTCCGTGAGTGGGGACCCATGGAGTCGGGGCAGGGCCGATGGAGAAGTGGAGGGCAGAGGGAAGGCAGTGGGGCCCTGCCTGTGACAGATGCCCCCATTTCACCTGTTAGGGAGGCCCCTTCCCCAGGGCCCATGGCCTCTGAGGACTAGTCCTGATCACGCCATTGGCTTTCAGGTGCTGGTGTTTGAAGCCCTTTAGTGGTTTTTCCCTGCCCAAGGATGGGAAGAGTGACAAAGCAGTTAGTCCTAGGGTTCTGAGGACAGTGGGGGATTGGAGGAAGAAGCGAGTGAATCCTTGAGTCACTACATGGGGCTGGTTTTCTGCTTCTTGCAGCTTTGTAAAAGGTACCCAGGCTTTATGCGGGTGGCGCTCTCAGAGCCCCAGCCAGAGAGGAGGTGAGTAACTCATTGTGTTGGAGGGAAAAGTGCAGGGGAATGTTAATGGCCAACATCAACTCCCTTGCTTGAGTGtgctaacattttctttcttatgtaGGTTTTTCCGTCGTGGCTGGGTGACCTTCGACCGCAGTGTTAACATTAAAGAGATCTGTTGGAACCTGCAGAACATCCGTGTGAGTGCTCCGGGTGGGACtgtggggaagaggaagggaggctCTCTATGCCCCACGGGACCTCTGCATGACTTTGTTCGTCTGATAGGCCAGTTGTTCTGCATCCTCTTTGACCGTTTCGTCTGCCTACATTGTCTCTGGGCAAGGCTCTAGGGCTGTTACCATGGACAGGACCTATGTGGTCCCCGTCCCCAGGGAGCTTGCAGTCTGATCAATCGCTGGTGCTCAAGAGGGGAGGGTCTTAGAGCTGCTACTTCTCCAGCAAGTGGGGTAAGTGGGATAAGCTTCCAATGATGTCTGCCCTCCAGCTCCGGGAGTGCGAGCTGAGCCCTGGTGTGAACAGGGACCTGACCCGGCGCGTTCGCAATATCAATGGCATCACCCAGCACAAGCAGATTGTGCGCAACGACATCAAGCTGGCAGCCAAGCTGATCCACACGCTGGACGACAGGACCCAGCTTTGGGCCTCGGAACCAGGGACGCCTCCCCTGCCAACGGTCAGTGACTCCCCAAAGGACTTTGTCAGAAGCAGCTGATGGTGCCTCTGCTGTGGGCACCTCTGACCTCACCTATCTGTAGCCTTAACCCCCTTGCACCCACTTGCCTGCTCACTCATTTGTCCCTCCCTGTGTGGGTAGCACCTTCTCCAGCTTCCAGCAGAACGGGGGGATGCTAGTGATCATTTGTGGCTGGGGTGGAACAAAAGCTAAAATGAAGACAAATCTCAAGGGGGCAAAAGGCGCCAGTTATGTCCAGTGAACTCTTGTTCTCTCGCTGCTCTTTCACTTGTAGAAGGTCTCAGGTTACCTCCCCTGAAGGTCTTTCTCTGCCTTACTTGCCTGTCTTCCTCCCACCAGAGCCTGCCCTCACAAAACCCGATCTTGAAGAATATCACCGACTACCTGATCGAGGAAGTGAGCgctgaggaggaggagctgctggGGAGCAGCGGGGGCGCCCCTCCTGAGGAGCCTCCTAAGGAAGGGAACCCGGCAGAGATCAACGTGGAGCGGGATGAGAAGTTGATCAAGGTGCCAGTGGCAGCACGGGGCACGTGGGGGCTCAGGTGGTGAGGGCAGGAGCTGAGCACTCGCACTCACTTCCCTTAGGTCTTGGACAAGCTCCTCCTTTACCTGCGCATCGTGCATTCCTTGGATTATTACAACACCTGTGAGTACCCCAATGAGGACGAGATGCCCAATCGCTGTGGCATCATCCACGTTCGGGGGCCCATGCCACCCAACCGCATCAGTCACGGGGAAGGTGAGCTCCAGGTTCCCCTTTGTCGCCGGCTGCCCCTGGCCTCGGTCCTCCAGCCCCTTGCCATCGTCCTTCCTTCTGGCTTCCTTCCCAaccttccttcctctgttcccAAACCACAGTGCTGGAGTGGCAAAAGACGTTTGAGGAGAAGCTCACGCCATTGCTGAGTGTGCGGGAGTCGCTCTCAGAGGAAGAGGCCCAGAAGATGGGGCGCAAAGACCCGGAGCAGGAAGTGGAGAAGTTTGTCACCTCCAACACGCAGGAACTGGGCAAGGATAAGTGGCTGTGTCCTCTCAGTGGCAAGAAATTCAAGGTCTGGGATGTTGGAGAATGGCCGTGCTACAGTGGTGGGAGGTGGGGTTGAGACAGGAAGCCCCCTAAAGGCCCCTaaagggcaggggtgggggaacTGCTCACTGGACTGGCAGGTGGGAGCTGGAAATCCTTCCAGGTCGGGCCTGGGAGCGAGGCAACCATTACCTGGCTGTCCTGACCCCGCTCCTCTCTCCACCCAGGGTCCTGAGTTTGTGCGCAAACATATCTTCAACAAGCACGCAGAGAAAATTGAGGAAGTGAAAAAGGAGGTGGCGTTTTTTAACAACTTCCTCACTGATGCCAAGCGCCCAGCTCTGCCTGAGATCAAGCCAGCCCAaccacctggccctgcccagaGTAAGATACGATCCATGAAGGTCGCATGTCCCCTCTCCCTTGATTACCCAGGGACTCCCATTTCTCTTTAACATGTCACCCCGAAAAGTTTCTGCCCCATCCTCAGGCCATAGCCCTAGAAGTCAATTGTACccatccccctcccacccccgcaGTAATTCATGTCCCTGTCCGTGTTGTACTCCCCCCAGGTTTGACCCCGGGACTCCCCTACCCACACCAGACTCCCCAGGGCCTTATGCCCTACGGTCAGCCCCGGCCCCCGATCTTGGGCTACGGAGGTAAGTACAGGAGGGAGATGAAGGGGCTTGGTGAGTGTGTGGCGTTGGGAGAAGGAAACAGGATGGAGTTGAGGACATAGTTTTGCAACTCACCACTAATCTCTGTCATAGCTGGTGCTGTCCGCCCTGCAGTCCCCACAGGAGGCCCTCCATACCCCCACGCCCCATATGGTGCTGGTCGAGGGAACTACGATGCCTTCCGAGGCCAGGGAGGTTATCCTGGGAAACCTCGCAACAGGTAAGGAGAAGGGCAGATGTGAAACCTCGCAACAGGTAAGGAGGGCAGACACCCAAGCTTTGTTGCTGCCTGCAAACTCCCTTTTGGGAGCCCCCAGCTCTCATCCTTTACCTCTCATTTCACAGGATGGTTCGTGGAGACCCAAGGGCCATTGTGGAATATCGGGACCTGGATGCCCCAGACGATGTTGATTTCTTTTGAGCCGTCCACCGTTCCTCACTCCTGTATCCATACTCGTGACTACCTTGTCCCATCCAGCTCTGAGAATTTTTTGTACGATCAGCCTTACTGCCAATAAAAGCACTTCCACAGGGCTCCTGACTCTCGTGTGTTACATACCTCCCCCATCCTTCCACAGTAACTCCTGAGGTGTTGCTCAGCCCTGCCACTTTTATTATTGATGTCAAAAGCGCCAGGCTCTGCAGGGACACCAGTGGGAGGTACAAAGGTGCATGTCTGGGACCCGAGAATCTCAGTTCTGTAACTTTGCCCTCAGTCCAAGGTGTGCTGCAGCTGTTGGGAGCTAAGGCTGGTCAAGCACAGGTTGTAGAAGGAGTTGGGGTCAAAGGCTGCACTCACCTCTTGCCAGCCCACCCACCCAGCAGCTTGTAGTTCACTGGGGCTTTTTGGAGTGCCCCAGTAGTGAGGGTCCAATACCAGGACATAGTCTTCCGTGCCTGACCCGATGCAGATTCCCAGCAAGGCCTTAGACCTGGCATCCGCGTCCCCTCCAACCATGACTGGGCCCCCGCCCCCTGCGAAGTGGGAGTAAAGCTTCTCCAGCTCCCCATGCAGCCCCGCTCCCCGGGGTACGTGGCAGAGGCGCCCCTGGGGCCCTCCGAAGTGAGCGAGGCAGAGGCTGGCCTCCACGCAGCCGATCCAGTCCCGGGAGCCCCGGAAGCCGGGGGGCTTGTCACCCATGTCCTCCAGGGCCGCCTGCACGGCGGCCAGTCCGGGTACGCCTGCGGGCTGGCCCTCCGGCCACGAGCACAGCGTCTGCAGAGTGCGGTAGCCGCAGCCCCAACCGCGATCGTCTAGGCCGTCGCAGCCGTAGTGGTAGTAGAGGTAGTGGCCCGAGAGCAGCGCCAGGCGGGCAGGGCCGCGGCTCGGCGGAGGCAGGCCCACGTGGACGTCCCTCAGCAGCTCCAGGGCGGTGGGCGGGAGCGGaggtcccaggccaggcacagcgtCCTCCTAGCGGCGCAGAGCGACCTCAGGCCCCAACACTTCCTTTCGGCTCCGGGTCTTTGGTCAGCTGCCGCAGGACTGGCGCGCAGGCTGGGGACGCGCTCCCCCGGCCTCGTTGATCACTGGAGGCAGCAAGCGGCAACCACCTAGCGGCATCGACCCAGGGGCTCCCACAATGCTCCGCCGCGCCCCGCCCCTCCGCCCCTCCGCCCCTCCGCCCCTCCGCCCCTCCGCCCCTCCGCCCCTCCGCCCCTCCGCCCCTCCGCCCCTCCGCCCCTCCGCCCCTCCGCCCCTCCGCCCCTCCGCCCCTCCGCCGTGCCAGCCTGACGACCCGCGGCCCTCATTGCGCAGGCGCGAGCTCCGCCCGGCGGGGCAGGGCGGGGGATTGGCGTTCGCTGGAATGAGCAGGCGCCTTGGGGCCGCCTCGGAGCTCGCCTGTTTCTTGACCTGCAGCCCCGCTCCTGCATAGACTCGGCCCTCGTGATTCCGGCGTTCTGCCCCTACCCCTAGCTCCCTAGTTGCGCACACTCCCGTGGCTGTAACAGTTTATTGGCAGCCCAGAGGGGCGAAGGCACCGCGGGGGAGGGAGCTCAGTCCGAGACATGCAGAGGACCGGGAGCCCCGGGGGACGTCGGGGGTGGGGTGTGGATGGGTAGGGTCTGGGGCTCCTCTGTGTTATAGCCCAGCCCTGAAATAAATAGTATATACAGCTAGGAGGCCGGGCAGAGCGGGGGACTTGGGGGTCCCGCCGGGGTCACAGGTCTGAGCAGCGATCCTGCTTGCTGTAGTGGTCGAACTGGTTCTTCCAGTGCACCATGTAGGAGCTCCAGCGGTGGAACTCGGCCTTCCACTGGCGCTCCGCCTCGTCGAGCGTGTCTGCGGCCAGGGCGCCCGGCGAGGCGGGGGGGGAGGACGGTACGAAGAAGGTCGGGGATCGGACATTTGGGCGGGTGGGTGGGGGCATGAGTGCAGGGAAGACGCACGGAGAAATGCAGGCGACCACGTGGGACGGTGGCAAGAAGATCAGGAGAATGAGCGAAAGACGAGAGGGAGGATGAGGGCAGAGGCGGGGCCAGAGAAGgacagcaggaaggagagaggaggagaaaagaatgaCCGGAAGACAGGGGAACAGAGGGGACAGGAGGGGGAGGTTGggggaaaaagaagagacagaaatggTTGACCGTTATAGCCCCAGTGGGGGGTGCTACCCAGCCCAGGGCCTCCCTCTCCCCCCCAGTGTCAGGCTCAGGTtccaaaagataattttataaaagaatactGGCTTTTCCATTTCCATTCAAACAACAAAAGCGTGGGGGTCCCTGAGAAGGGTGGGAGGCACggtcccctcctcctgccctgtcCAGTGTGAGTCTCTTGGTTTGAGGAGGGAGGGGGCACTGGGTCTGAGATCCCTGAGTGGGGCCCTTCCCCACTGTCCGACCACTCATTAGAGGAGGGGCCCCTGTGGCCGTAGGGGAAGAGGCCGTGGTGACAGCCgcaggaggtgggagaggaggaggaggagaagctggtggaggaggaggaggggcagggggaggccGGGCCTCGGAGCAGCCTCCCCATGGGTGAAGCCTGGGCAGGTGCTGGGAGCCTCCGAGGCTAGGGGGAGAAGAGAGGGGTTACACCTGGCCAGCTCCcactcccctcctcccagccgcTGCCCGCTGGCCCCTGCGTACCGGTGGCGCTGAGCAATTTGGGGAGGAAACGGTTCCAGAAGGCGCAGGCCTGGGCGCGCAGCCCCCGCCGCACCTCCAGCGGCCGCAGGTCGAGACTCACGTACTGCTGAGCCCCCGCCGTGTACGGGGGCCATTGCGGGCCCTTGGGGTCTCGGGGCTCATTGGGGTCCCTGCGGAAGGAAGGGAAGGCTCAGTCCAGACGGGCAGTGGGAGGAGGCGGCCCCCAACCCCACGGGACCCGGACTCTTCAGTTCTGCGGAGAGCCCCAGAGATCTCgtcccctccctcccaccaccaagtcacttctttcccttctccagtGCGCCCGGTCATGGGGTCTTCCCTTCCGCCTATGCTCCCTGTCTCCTCTCCGTTTCCCTCAGCTTTTCTGTTCCATCTTTGTTTCTCCCACTAAAAAAATGGCTAGGATGTCTTAAGCCCTTCCTAAATAACCAGGACGGGTCCTATGTCTACaaacatcacatttttttttaacaaccacCATCCGATGCTAGATTTCATTGTCCTCTTCTTGATCCAGGTaaacaggtgtgtgtgtgagagaatgtgTCACTGCTAGTGAATCATCACTGGTTTGGTTTAATCCAGCTCCAACTGCTTTGTCTTGGTCtgccgtcttttttttttttttttttctagagatagggtagctcaggctggagtgcagtggcaccgtcatagctcactgcagcctcaacctcccaggctcaagcaatcctcctgcctcagcttcccaagtagctgggactacaggcacgagccaccatacctggctaagttttgtattttttttttttctttttaagagtcggggtcttgttatgttgtccagtctggtctcaaactcctggcctcaagggatcctcccaccttggcctcccaaagggctgagattacaggggtgagccactgtgcccacccccTCCGTGTCTATCTCGTCTCTTCCTCACTTTTCTTtgcctctgtctgtctctgcaaGACCCCCTCTGCCTactctgtctcctttcttttgCTCTCCCCTTTTATCTCCTTTGTGAGCATGTCCCTCTCTGGCTGTCCTATCCTGCCCCTGTCCCACCCgtcctttctgtctctgtgtgtctgcctCTTTGTGGGTGTCTCCCCACCCCCGTCTCCTGTCCTCCCGAGCCTCCTCTCCCTCTGCACTGCTGACCCTGTGCGGGCGAAGTTGGCCCAGTATCGCATGAGTCGCTGGGCGAAGATTTTCTCCTCCGTGGTGTAGTTTCGAGAAGGGTCCAGGGGGATCCCAAAGATGAACTCGATCTCGTAGCCGTGGGGCACCCCCATCCACAGGGGCCAGGAGAGCGTGGAGGCACGGTGTTCGAAGACGTAGGCGTAGACCCGGGCACCCTGGGCAGCCAGTCGCCCAGCCAGCTGGGCCACGGGGCACACGACATTGTGGTCGCCCACCACATCGCTCAGGGCCTCCCTCAGGCGTGCCGGGTCCTCGGGATGCAGCCAGTCTGTGTAATGCAGGACCACAGCCTCGGCTGCCAGGTCACTTACCTGGGGGACCCCGACCCGCACCCCGGCCAGGAACTCGGCCCGGCTGATGAGAGACTCGTTGTCTTTGCTGAAGCCTGGGGCCCCGTAAACCAGAAAATATGAGCCCTCATCCTTCACCACACCCACCAGCACCTGGGGGTGAGGGAGAGCGGGGTGGGATGGAGGGACAGGCACAGACAGACAAGTAGACAGAAACAGATGGACAGACAAAGAGCCAGAGAGATGAACAGTTACAGACCTGGAACCATGGACAGAGAGAGGATGAGATCGGGGGAGGgactcagagaaacagaaaatagaccCATGGAGGCTTTCCTGTCTGCCCTGCCGACCACCCTGGGATCTGAGCCCTCAGGGAGGACTTCTGGGACTTCTGGGAATGGGTCTAGAGAAGCCCTCATGCTTGGGTCcctggggggaagggagggactgTTGGGACCCAGAGGAGCCAGCTTCACCCCCACTAGTTACCTGCAGGCCGTGGAAGTCTCCCGCGTTGATAAGGGCCTCTGGGGTGTCACTGAGGAAGTCTCCATCTACCACAGGTACGAAGGAGAACCGGAAGACGCTTTCTTGAGGCAGCACATGCCATTCATTGTTCACCAGGACCTGCGCTGGTCGTGTCCGAAGGCAGGCTACTAGCTCTGTGTCATTCCCACCAGTGCCGCCTGGGGGACAGCCCACAAGGTGGGCCAGCTGTGTGGCCCTGCGGCGGGCCTCTCCCATGCCCACCGTGGCCCAGGGTCCATTGGGGGCACCGCTTTGCAGCACGGCCCTGTGGAACAGACCCCGGCTGGGCGGGGACAGCAGATGCATGCCCACTGAGGCAGCACCCGCACTCTCCCCAAACAGCGTCACTGATGTCGGGTCCCCCCCGAAGGCTGCCACGTTCTCCTGCACCCACTGCAGGGCCAGCCTCTGATCCAGGAGACCCACATTCCCCGGGGCCTCTCGGCTCCCGGGCAGGGCCAGGAAGCCAAAGGCTCCCACCCGGTAGTTCATGGACACCAGCACAGTCCTCTCGGCCTGTACCAAGAAGCGGCCATCATAGACGTCTAAGGAGGAGGCCCCACTGTAGAAGCCACCCCCATAGATCCAGACGAGAACAGGGGTGGGGGATGTAGGCCGGGGGTATGGTGTCCACACGTTGAGGTAGAGGCAGTCCTCGCTCAGCTCACGGTTGGGGTTCCACATCTCGGTGCCCTCAAAACCTGGGTATAAGGTATCCACATACTGGTAGCAGACACTCTGGAAGGTTGTAGCATCTACCACCCCTGACCAAGGCTGCTTGGGCTCCGGTGGCAGAAAGCGACGAGGTCCCGTGGGTGGCTCCGCAAAGGGGATGCCCAGGAAAGCAGAGACGGGGCCCCCGGGGGTCTTCAGACGAATGCCCCGCAGCCGGCCCCCACGCACAGTCACCAGCAGCTCTGCATCCTCCCGGCCCTCAGCCCCCACTCCTCCTCCCAggagccagagaaggaggagaaggagtggGGAAGCCAGGGAAGGCGTGTGCAGGGGACACTGCGGGGGCCTCATGGCTGCAGGGCAGGCGGTGTCTgctgggagaaagaaagggaaagggtgAAAGGTCGGTCGAGAAGCCAGGAGGGAGGAGATTAGGACATGGTCGGCCCAAGGGTTATCGCTCAGCTGCAGAGGAGGTGGGGCAGGTTGGCAAAGATgaggggagacagggagggagggaaggagacaggCAGAGACAAGGACACAGGCCATTGGGCAGGAGGGGACGGAGATCAGGCAGACACCCACATCCAGACAAATGAACAGAGAAGAGCACCCTCTCTACCCCCCAGGAGTCCGCCGCCCTCACCTCTTCCCCGAACTGGGCCGAGCCCAGCTCGTGCAGTGCGGGCACCAGAGGCCTCAGTCCACGCACAGGCCACCCGACAGGGGCGCGGCCTCACGGACGGGCGGCGCCGCTGGGGGAGCTTGCTGCGGCCTGAAGGCGCAGCCCCGCTCTCCTGCGTTGGCCAGGCCCGGGGCCCTGGGGGACGGTGGGCTGGGCATTCAGGGTGTGGAAGCCTTAGGTCCCGGGGTCCCCCAAATCCTGTCTAGTCCACTCCCCCCCAACCCTGCCCCATCTCATCCAATGTCTGGCACCGAGCACTGATGCCCGCGGGTTCCCATCAGCTGCGCAcgctcccagcccagccccagcaaACAGGCTAGCCAGCCCGTGTCCCCCAGGACTCGAGAGCCCCCATCCGTCTGAAGCTGCCGTGCACGCCGCCGCCGGCGGAGGGCAGTAGAGACCGAGAAAAGGTTGGCGCTCCCCGCCCCGAGCCGGGAACCTGGAGCCGGGAACttggggtgggggactgggggctCAAGGGCCTTGTGGAGCCGCCTGAAGGGCGAGCCAGGACGCTTGTGTTCCCGGGGCTCCGGAGATCCCCGGCTGCAGGGGCGGGGGCGCTATTTTGGGGGCAGCAGCTGTTACGGTTCCGGCATCTCCAGCCAAAGGATCAAAATTCCCCGGGTGGGAACTCCCCCCTCTCCCGCCGGTCACCCCTCGCCCAGGCCCCACTGTCCTGAGCTGGGGGTGGTGATGCTGCTGGAGATTAACTAGGAAACCCAAGTGGCGCTAATTATAACTCGGGGCTTCCGCTGAGCCTCCCCTTCCcaaaaaatagagatggagtctccgcAGGAGGGGGCGTCCTGGGCCTGGGAGGGGGCCTCTGCGGGGAGCTGCACAGGGGCGCTGGGCTTGCGGCCCTGTGGATGGGGGTTCCCAGCCCGGCGCCGGGAACCTGCGCAGCTCGGGTACCGCCCCAATCAGGGGGTGTCTTCCAGTGGCCCCGGACTAGGGAGCGATCGGGGAAAGGGCGCTCGGGGGTCCCCGCAGGAATCGGAGCGCAGAGGCGGCGGGCTTGAGCTCCTGCGTGGGCGTCGGTGAGTGTGAAGCGGCCGGGGAAGAGTTCCGGACGAGTGCGGGGCAGCGGAGGGCGGCGCTGGGCAGGCCCGGCGACGCGGGAGCCGTCCCGTTAGGGGGGCCTGGACCCTTCGGGGAGCGCACGGTGTCCCGGACGCGGGCCGGAAGGAGTGTCCCGGGCGGGGAGGGAGACTCACCTGAGGCGGCCgagccgggccgggccgggccgcgCCGGGAGCTGGAGGCGGCCGATGTTCCCCGGCGCAGGCTGAGCCGACTCTGACAGCCGCCGCCTCcggccccccacacacaccccctgcGGGCTGCACAgcgcccccgcccgcccccgcccACTGTCTccgcccccgcccctccccgcttCCCCGGGCggccacctcccctctctctccctccctcggaGCCGAGACCCGGAGACCCCGGGGCCCAGACGCACTCCAGTGCCAGACGCCGACCGACGACAGACGCGCAGTGACAGACGCGACCCAAAGACCTGCAGCGGCGGAGCAGACACCCACGTGACAGACAGACGGACAGAAGCCCGTGGAGACAGACACGCGCAGACGGACGACCTCATGCAGCGACAGGCACAGACAAACGCAGGCACCGACTTTCACAGACGGACGGACACACTTGGACACCCTGATGGTCTCGCTCGAGGCTGGGGAAGTTAGCGCAAGGCCAAGGGGCCATGCATCCACGGCCACGACAGAGACAGGGGTGGCATGGTTGGAGAGGCATGTGGGAGTGTGGCCGAGGACCGTCCCGTTAGGGGTCCAGGTGGCACTGGTGCAGAAATGGTGACGTGGGAC
It includes:
- the SRRT gene encoding serrate RNA effector molecule homolog isoform X5, which translates into the protein MGDSDDEYDRRRRDKFRRERSDYDRSRERDERRRGDDWNDREWDRGRERRSRGEYRDYDRNRRERFSPPRHELSPPQKRMRRDWDEHSSDPYHSGYEMPYAGGGGGPTYGPPQPWGHPDVHIMQHHVLPIQARLGSIAEIDLGVPPPVMKTFKEFLLSLDDSVDETEAVKRYNDYKLDFRRQQMQDFFLAHKDEEWFRSKYHPDEVGKRRQEARGGLQNRLRVFLSLMETGWFDNLLLDIDKADAIVKMLDAAVIKMEGGTENDLRILEQEEEEEQAGKPGEPGKKEEGRAGAGLGDGERKTNDKDEKKEDGKQSENDSSNDDKTKKSEGDGDKEEKKEDSEKEAKKSSKKRNRKHSGDDSFDEGSVSESESESESGQAEEEKEEAEEALKEKEKPKEEEWEKPKDAAGLECKPRPLHKTCSLFMRNIAPNISRAEIISLCKRYPGFMRVALSEPQPERRFFRRGWVTFDRSVNIKEICWNLQNIRLRECELSPGVNRDLTRRVRNINGITQHKQIVRNDIKLAAKLIHTLDDRTQLWASEPGTPPLPTSLPSQNPILKNITDYLIEEVSAEEEELLGSSGGAPPEEPPKEGNPAEINVERDEKLIKVLDKLLLYLRIVHSLDYYNTLLEWQKTFEEKLTPLLSVRESLSEEEAQKMGRKDPEQEVEKFVTSNTQELGKDKWLCPLSGKKFKGPEFVRKHIFNKHAEKIEEVKKEVAFFNNFLTDAKRPALPEIKPAQPPGPAQILPPGLTPGLPYPHQTPQGLMPYGQPRPPILGYGAGAVRPAVPTGGPPYPHAPYGAGRGNYDAFRGQGGYPGKPRNRMVRGDPRAIVEYRDLDAPDDVDFF
- the SRRT gene encoding serrate RNA effector molecule homolog isoform X7, translating into MGDSDDEYDRRRRDKFRRERSDYDRSRERDERRRGDDWNDREWDRGRERRSRGEYRDYDRNRRERFSPPRHELSPPQKRMRRDWDEHSSDPYHSGYEMPYAGGGGGPTYGPPQPWGHPDVHIMQHHVLPIQARLGSIAEIDLGVPPPVMKTFKEFLLSLDDSVDETEAVKRYNDYKLDFRRQQMQDFFLAHKDEEWFRSKYHPDEVGKRRQEARGGLQNRLRVFLSLMETGWFDNLLLDIDKADAIVKMLDAAVIKMEGGTENDLRILEQEEEEEQAGKPGEPGKKEEGRAGAGLGDGERKTNDKDEKKEDGKQSENDSSNDDKTKKSEGDGDKEEKKEDSEKEAKKSSKKRNRKHSGDDSFDEGSVSESESESESGQAEEEKEEAEEALKEKEKPKEEEWEKPKDAAGLECKPRPLHKTCSLFMRNIAPNISRAEIISLCKRYPGFMRVALSEPQPERRFFRRGWVTFDRSVNIKEICWNLQNIRLRECELSPGVNRDLTRRVRNINGITQHKQIVRNDIKLAAKLIHTLDDRTQLWASEPGTPPLPTSLPSQNPILKNITDYLIEEVSAEEEELLGSSGGAPPEEPPKEGNPAEINVERDEKLIKVLDKLLLYLRIVHSLDYYNTLLEWQKTFEEKLTPLLSVRESLSEEEAQKMGRKDPEQEVEKFVTSNTQELGKDKWLCPLSGKKFKGPEFVRKHIFNKHAEKIEEVKKEVAFFNNFLTDAKRPALPEIKPAQPPGPAQSLTPGLPYPHQTPQGLMPYGQPRPPILGYGAGAVRPAVPTGGPPYPHAPYGAGRGNYDAFRGQGGYPGKPRNRMVRGDPRAIVEYRDLDAPDDVDFF